ACCTTTACTCCAGAATACCAGATAGATACTTCGCACAAAGAAGTTGTTAATGAGCTAAAAAGGCTTGCAAAAGAAGCAAAAGAAATTTATATCGCAACTGATGAGGATAGAGAAGGAGAGGCGATAGGTTATCATATTGCAACTGCTATTGGTAAAGATCCTAGCAAGCTTCCTAGAATTGTGTTTCACGAGATTACACAAAAGGCAATTGAATATGCGCTGAAAAATCCGCGCCACATTGATATGGATAGGGTTAATGCACAGCAGGCAAGGCGTTTGCTAGATAGAATTGTGGGTTATCGTCTAAGCCCTTTAATTGCCTCTAAGATTCAAAGGGGGCTAAGTGCGGGGCGAGTGCAAAGTAGTGCGTTAAAGATTATTATAGATAGAGAAAAAGAGATTCTAAATTTCAAACCTATTATTTATTACACCATTGAAAGCTTGTTTAAAAAAAACAAAACCAGCCTTGAAGCAGATTTAGTAGAGTTTAAAGGCAAAAAGATTGAGAAGCTAACTTTGCAAGAATCCACAGATGCAAAAGAGATAGTGGAGGCACTAAAGAGTGAAAGTTTTAATGTAAAAGAGATTGAAACAAAGCGTAGAAAAACAGCCACTCCACCACCATTTATGACTTCTACTTTGCAACAAAGTGCAAGCTCGCAACTAGGTTTTTCTCCTTCGCGCACGATGCAGGCAGCACAGAAGCTTTATGAAGGTGTAATGACACATAAAGGTTCAATGGGCGTTATAACATATATGCGAACAGATAGTTTAAATATTGCAAAAGTTGCTCAAGATGAAGCAAGGAAGCTGATTGCAAAAAGCTATGGCAAGGAATATGTGCCAAGCAAGCCAAAGGTGTATGCAACAAAGACAAAGGGTGCGCAAGAAGCACACGAAGCAATTCGCCCAACTCTAATGGACTTCACTCCACAAATTGCAGCACAATATTTAAAGGGTGATGAGCTAAAGCTTTATACGCTAATTTACAAACGATTTTTGGCTTCACAAATGCAAGATGCAGAGTTTGAGTTGCAAAATATTATGATTTATTGCAAGGTTGCGCAACTTAAAATTAGTGGCAGAAAGCTTGTATTTGATGGATTTTATCGCGTGCTTGGCAATGAAGATAAGGATAAATTGCTTCCAGAGTTTGCAAAAGAAGAAGTGCTTAAGCTTGAAAAATGCACTGCTAGCAAGCATCAAACAGAGCCACCAGCGCGGTATTCTGAAGCAAGTTTAATTAAAACGCTAGAATCCCTAGGAATTGGTCGCCCTAGCACCTATGCGCCAACAATTGCGCTTTTAACTTCAAGGGATTATATTAGCGTGGAGAAAAAGCAAATCAAGCCC
The Helicobacter winghamensis ATCC BAA-430 DNA segment above includes these coding regions:
- the topA gene encoding type I DNA topoisomerase, producing the protein MKNLIIVESPAKARTIKNFLGGAYNVIASKGHIRDLPKHTFGIKIENETFTPEYQIDTSHKEVVNELKRLAKEAKEIYIATDEDREGEAIGYHIATAIGKDPSKLPRIVFHEITQKAIEYALKNPRHIDMDRVNAQQARRLLDRIVGYRLSPLIASKIQRGLSAGRVQSSALKIIIDREKEILNFKPIIYYTIESLFKKNKTSLEADLVEFKGKKIEKLTLQESTDAKEIVEALKSESFNVKEIETKRRKTATPPPFMTSTLQQSASSQLGFSPSRTMQAAQKLYEGVMTHKGSMGVITYMRTDSLNIAKVAQDEARKLIAKSYGKEYVPSKPKVYATKTKGAQEAHEAIRPTLMDFTPQIAAQYLKGDELKLYTLIYKRFLASQMQDAEFELQNIMIYCKVAQLKISGRKLVFDGFYRVLGNEDKDKLLPEFAKEEVLKLEKCTASKHQTEPPARYSEASLIKTLESLGIGRPSTYAPTIALLTSRDYISVEKKQIKPQEVAFKVVELLEGHFNEIVDSKFTANLEERLDAIAESKQDWQQLLWEFYNPFIQKISEGKTSIASQKIAIPTGENCPLCGKELVQRKSRFGEFVGCSGYPKCKYIKKEQSVTGDDEDLGVCEKCGKPMVKKRGRNGEFLACSGYPECKNAKALKDSKVQPQVLENVKCPKCGGEILERMGRLGKFYGCGNYPKCDFIAKFPPTNQTCPKCNEVMLKRTYRKKPVLECLACKERIDNLES